A part of Pseudomonas sp. HR96 genomic DNA contains:
- a CDS encoding carbohydrate porin, translated as MSFPAPRTLRLGATTSLMLGLCSASLAVHADEPTQGMTGDWGGLRSAWLAQGIQVQGDYTGESSSNLRGGYDKRHTTRYADQFTLGVGLDLEKLLGWQDTQFMLQVANRNGDSLNDKRLDDPRGESFADTQEVYGGGSVTRLSELWLSKGWLDKRLELKAGRFAFGDEFAVQDCQFQNLALCDSQTGNWMDSAYNGPVSTWAARLKYALGDQLYVQAGVFAVNPSYLANDNGFKLAGSGTEGSLLPLEVVWTPSVAGLPGEYHAGYYYSTAKVDDLYKDESNQPAAVTADDYRRDSSRHGWWLIGKQQLTTVDGNASRGLVLTASVAAYDAATTPVQSYQSLGLVFKGPFAARPDDTLGLGVARLQASRQFLRNARAANAVGGSSYADDDYLPEQHSEYNIELNYGVQVTDWLSVRPNLQYVAHPGGVREVQNAVVAGLQVQSTF; from the coding sequence ATGTCCTTTCCTGCTCCACGCACCCTGCGCCTGGGTGCAACCACTTCCTTGATGCTTGGCTTGTGCAGCGCTTCGCTCGCCGTCCATGCCGACGAACCCACGCAAGGCATGACCGGCGACTGGGGCGGCCTGCGCAGCGCCTGGCTGGCGCAGGGCATCCAGGTCCAGGGTGACTACACCGGCGAATCGTCCTCCAACCTGCGCGGCGGCTACGACAAGCGCCACACCACCCGCTATGCCGATCAGTTCACCCTGGGGGTGGGCCTGGATCTGGAGAAGCTGCTGGGCTGGCAGGACACCCAGTTCATGCTCCAGGTGGCCAATCGCAACGGTGACAGCCTCAACGACAAGCGTCTGGACGACCCGCGTGGCGAATCCTTTGCCGACACCCAGGAGGTCTACGGCGGCGGCAGCGTGACCCGCCTGAGCGAGCTGTGGCTGAGCAAGGGCTGGCTCGACAAGCGCCTCGAGCTCAAGGCCGGCCGCTTCGCCTTCGGCGATGAATTCGCGGTGCAGGACTGCCAGTTCCAGAACCTGGCGCTGTGCGACTCGCAGACCGGCAACTGGATGGACAGCGCCTACAACGGCCCGGTCAGCACCTGGGCGGCGCGGCTCAAGTACGCCCTTGGCGATCAGCTCTACGTGCAGGCCGGGGTGTTCGCGGTCAACCCGTCATACCTGGCCAACGACAACGGCTTCAAGCTGGCAGGCTCGGGCACCGAAGGCTCGCTGCTGCCGCTGGAAGTGGTCTGGACACCCAGCGTGGCGGGCTTGCCGGGCGAATACCACGCCGGCTACTACTACAGCACTGCCAAGGTCGATGACCTGTACAAGGATGAGAGCAACCAGCCGGCGGCCGTGACTGCAGACGACTACCGCCGCGACAGCAGCCGCCATGGCTGGTGGCTGATCGGCAAGCAGCAGCTGACCACGGTCGACGGCAACGCCAGCCGCGGCCTGGTGCTCACTGCCAGCGTTGCCGCCTACGATGCCGCGACCACGCCGGTCCAGAGCTACCAGAGCCTGGGCCTGGTGTTCAAGGGTCCGTTCGCCGCGCGCCCGGATGACACGCTGGGCCTGGGCGTCGCCCGCCTGCAGGCGAGCAGGCAGTTCCTGCGCAACGCCCGGGCGGCGAATGCCGTCGGTGGCTCGAGCTACGCCGATGACGACTACCTGCCCGAGCAGCACAGCGAGTACAACATCGAGCTGAACTACGGTGTGCAGGTGACCGACTGGCTGAGCGTGCGGCCCAACCTGCAGTACGTTGCCCACCCGGGGGGTGTGCGCGAAGTGCAGAACGCGGTGGTGGCCGGCCTGCAGGTGCAGTCGACCTTCTGA
- a CDS encoding saccharopine dehydrogenase family protein has protein sequence MKKNVLIIGAGGVAKVVAHKCAQHNDELGRIAIASRNISKCQAIIDSVKAKGSLKVPADITAYTLNALDVEATKALIRETESQIVINVGSSFLNMSVLRACIDTGVAYLDTAIHEVPGKVCETPPWYGNYEWKHLEECQQKNITAILGVGFDPGVVNAYAALAQQDHFDRIDSIDILDVNAGSHGKYFATNFDPEINFREFTGQVWSWQNGQWTSNSMFEVKRTDDLPVVGSQNLYLTGHDEVHSLSKNLDVPNVRFWMSFGEHYINVFTVLKNLGLLSEQPVTTAEGLQVVPLKVVKAVLPDPASLAPGYVGKTCIGDLVKGTRNGQPREVFIYNVADHEEAFAETDSQGISYTAGVPPVAAALLVARGEWDVQRMVNVEELPAKAFLKALDVMGLPTRIKDEHGDRAWDAPVAR, from the coding sequence TTGAAGAAGAACGTTCTTATCATTGGAGCAGGAGGTGTCGCCAAGGTGGTGGCCCACAAGTGCGCGCAGCACAACGACGAACTCGGTCGTATTGCTATCGCGTCGCGCAACATCTCCAAATGCCAGGCCATCATCGACAGCGTCAAGGCCAAGGGCAGCCTCAAGGTGCCCGCCGACATCACGGCGTACACGCTCAATGCCCTTGACGTCGAAGCGACCAAAGCGCTGATTCGCGAAACCGAATCGCAGATCGTCATCAACGTCGGCTCCTCGTTTCTCAACATGTCGGTGCTGCGTGCCTGCATCGATACCGGCGTGGCCTACCTGGACACCGCCATCCACGAAGTGCCGGGCAAGGTCTGCGAGACGCCGCCCTGGTATGGCAACTACGAGTGGAAGCACCTCGAGGAATGCCAGCAGAAGAACATCACCGCGATCCTTGGCGTCGGTTTCGACCCGGGCGTGGTCAATGCCTATGCCGCGCTTGCGCAGCAGGACCATTTCGACCGCATTGATTCGATCGACATTCTCGACGTCAATGCCGGTTCCCACGGCAAGTATTTCGCCACCAACTTCGACCCGGAAATCAACTTTCGCGAGTTCACCGGGCAAGTCTGGAGCTGGCAGAACGGCCAGTGGACCAGCAACAGCATGTTCGAGGTCAAGCGCACCGACGACCTGCCAGTGGTCGGCTCGCAGAACCTGTACCTGACCGGCCATGATGAAGTGCACTCGTTGTCGAAGAACCTCGACGTGCCCAACGTGCGCTTCTGGATGAGCTTCGGCGAGCACTACATCAATGTGTTCACGGTGCTGAAGAACCTCGGCCTGCTTTCCGAGCAGCCGGTCACCACCGCCGAAGGTCTGCAAGTGGTGCCGCTCAAGGTGGTCAAGGCCGTGCTGCCGGACCCGGCCTCGCTGGCGCCAGGCTACGTCGGCAAGACCTGCATCGGCGACCTGGTCAAGGGCACCCGAAACGGTCAGCCACGCGAAGTGTTCATCTATAACGTGGCCGACCACGAGGAGGCTTTCGCCGAGACCGACAGCCAGGGCATCTCCTACACCGCCGGCGTGCCGCCGGTGGCGGCTGCCTTGCTGGTGGCCCGTGGCGAGTGGGACGTGCAGCGCATGGTCAACGTCGAGGAGCTGCCGGCCAAGGCCTTCCTCAAGGCGCTGGATGTCATGGGGCTGCCGACCCGCATCAAGGACGAGCACGGCGACCGTGCGTGGGATGCGCCCGTAGCCCGCTGA
- a CDS encoding carboxynorspermidine decarboxylase translates to MIKTPYYLIDKQKLLANMQKIAYVREQSGAKALLALKCFATWSVFDLMQQYMDGTTSSSLYELKLGRQKFAGETHAYSVAWADDEIDEMLANCDKIIFNSIGQLQRYSAASEGKVRGLRVNPQVSSSDYLLADPARPFSRLGEWDPAKVEQVIEQISGFMFHNNCENGDFGLFDQMLGTIEERFGHLLHKVEWVSLGGGIHFTGEGYAIDAFCARLKAFSEKYGVQVYLEPGEAAITQSASLEVTVLDTLYNGKHLAVVDSSIEAHMLDLLIYRLNAKLAPSAGEYTYMVCGKSCLAGDIFGEYPFDRPLAIGDRLSFIDAAGYTMVKKNWFNGLKMPAIVVKQLDGTVEVVREFGFDDYLSSLS, encoded by the coding sequence ATGATCAAGACGCCTTACTACCTCATCGACAAACAGAAGCTTCTGGCCAACATGCAGAAGATTGCCTACGTGCGTGAGCAGTCCGGCGCCAAGGCCCTGCTGGCCCTCAAGTGCTTCGCCACCTGGTCGGTGTTCGACCTGATGCAGCAGTACATGGACGGCACCACTTCCTCGTCGCTGTACGAGCTCAAGCTCGGCCGCCAGAAGTTCGCCGGCGAGACCCACGCCTACAGCGTCGCCTGGGCCGACGACGAGATCGATGAGATGCTCGCCAACTGCGACAAGATCATCTTCAACTCCATCGGCCAGTTGCAGCGCTACAGCGCGGCCAGCGAGGGCAAGGTGCGCGGCCTGCGGGTCAACCCGCAGGTGAGCAGCTCCGACTATCTGCTGGCCGACCCGGCGCGGCCGTTCAGCCGCCTCGGCGAGTGGGACCCGGCCAAGGTCGAGCAGGTGATCGAGCAGATTTCCGGCTTCATGTTCCACAACAATTGCGAGAACGGTGATTTCGGCCTGTTCGACCAGATGCTCGGCACCATTGAAGAGCGTTTCGGTCATCTGTTGCACAAGGTCGAATGGGTGAGCCTGGGCGGCGGCATCCATTTCACTGGAGAGGGCTATGCCATCGACGCGTTCTGCGCGCGGCTCAAGGCCTTTTCAGAGAAGTACGGCGTGCAGGTCTACCTGGAGCCGGGCGAGGCGGCCATCACCCAGAGCGCCTCGCTGGAAGTCACGGTGCTCGACACCCTGTACAACGGCAAGCACCTGGCGGTGGTCGACAGCTCGATCGAGGCGCACATGCTCGACCTGCTGATCTACCGCCTCAACGCCAAGCTGGCGCCCAGCGCCGGCGAGTACACCTACATGGTGTGCGGCAAGTCATGTCTGGCCGGGGATATCTTCGGCGAGTACCCATTCGATCGTCCGCTGGCCATCGGCGATCGGCTGTCGTTCATCGACGCGGCAGGCTACACCATGGTCAAGAAGAACTGGTTCAACGGCTTGAAAATGCCAGCCATCGTAGTGAAACAACTTGACGGTACCGTCGAGGTGGTTCGTGAGTTTGGTTTTGACGATTACCTGTCCAGCCTTTCGTGA
- a CDS encoding ABC transporter substrate-binding protein — protein MKKIAAIASLSALSLALLAGVAQADRLDDIKKSGVLRVAAFDSNPPFGFIDPQTRQLEGLDVDYAKAIAGKLGVKLELQPTNPANRVPLLVANKVDLVLANFTITPERAQQVNFSTPYFASGQQFIVKKGTLKSLDELNGWRVGVDKGTTNEIVLRAKFPGAKVVAYDDTPFAFTALRNGNVQAITQDGPKLIGLLANVPDRDKYEVPPFTVSNDLIGVGLPKGETALTDVVNQTLVELEANGQAQKIYDTWFGPQTRTPLARLFKIGDKG, from the coding sequence ATGAAAAAAATCGCTGCCATCGCGTCCCTGTCTGCCCTTTCCCTTGCGTTGCTGGCCGGTGTCGCTCAGGCCGATCGCCTGGACGACATCAAGAAATCCGGCGTACTGCGTGTCGCCGCTTTCGACAGCAACCCGCCGTTCGGCTTCATCGACCCGCAGACCCGCCAGCTCGAAGGCCTGGACGTCGACTACGCCAAGGCCATCGCCGGCAAGCTGGGGGTCAAGCTGGAGCTGCAGCCGACCAACCCGGCCAACCGAGTGCCGCTGCTGGTGGCCAACAAGGTCGACCTGGTACTGGCCAACTTCACCATCACTCCCGAGCGCGCGCAGCAGGTCAATTTCAGCACGCCGTACTTCGCCTCCGGCCAGCAGTTCATCGTCAAGAAGGGCACCCTCAAATCCCTGGACGAGCTCAATGGCTGGCGCGTCGGCGTCGACAAGGGCACCACCAACGAAATCGTGCTGCGCGCCAAATTCCCGGGCGCCAAGGTGGTGGCCTATGACGACACGCCGTTCGCCTTCACCGCGCTGCGCAACGGCAACGTCCAGGCGATCACCCAGGACGGCCCGAAACTGATCGGCCTGCTGGCCAACGTTCCGGATCGGGACAAATACGAAGTGCCGCCCTTCACCGTGTCCAATGACCTGATCGGCGTAGGCCTGCCCAAGGGCGAGACCGCCTTGACCGATGTGGTCAACCAGACCCTGGTGGAACTGGAAGCCAACGGCCAGGCGCAGAAGATCTACGACACCTGGTTCGGTCCGCAGACCAGGACCCCTCTGGCGCGGCTGTTCAAGATCGGCGACAAGGGCTGA
- a CDS encoding LLM class flavin-dependent oxidoreductase has translation MSKRQLKLGALTMGVGGPGRHNLWLDPQLPSDASVNIDWYIDIARQAEAACFDLIFIVDSQFITPGSPPHYLNRLEPLTLLSALAVSTRHIGLVGTLTTSYNEPFNVARHLASLDLISKGRAGWNVVTSGDAGTAGNYGRDEHYDYDTRYSRAKEHVQVVQGLWQSWEDDAFVRDRSTGRYFDPAKLHALEHKGEHFSVVGPLNIQRSPQGQPVIFQAGDSEQGRELGAAIADVVFTHAPDIEQGQAFYREVKDRAARLGRDPEQILVLPGAEVFVGDTDDHAREIERHHHQTDHSFEQALLEFGRSFGWHDFSQYELDAPFPVQALEAARSSFFTVAKRITDRAVSENLSLRQAVQASRQLRPGAFVGSAETVAAKMTAWFEARAVDGFNIYIGHPGQFRRFTEEVVPLLQARGVYRREYPGHTLRETLGLEIPRNVR, from the coding sequence ATGAGCAAGCGACAACTCAAACTCGGCGCCCTGACCATGGGCGTCGGCGGCCCCGGCCGGCACAACCTGTGGCTGGACCCGCAGCTGCCCAGCGATGCCAGCGTCAATATCGACTGGTACATCGATATCGCCCGCCAGGCCGAAGCGGCCTGCTTCGACCTGATCTTCATCGTCGACAGCCAGTTCATCACCCCGGGCTCGCCACCGCATTACCTCAACCGCCTGGAGCCGCTGACGCTGCTTTCGGCGCTCGCGGTGAGCACCCGCCATATCGGCCTGGTCGGCACCCTGACCACCTCCTACAACGAGCCGTTCAACGTCGCCCGCCACCTGGCCTCGCTGGACCTGATCAGCAAGGGCCGCGCCGGCTGGAACGTGGTCACCAGCGGCGATGCCGGCACCGCCGGCAACTACGGACGCGACGAGCACTACGACTACGACACCCGCTACAGCCGGGCCAAGGAGCACGTACAGGTGGTGCAGGGGCTGTGGCAGTCCTGGGAAGACGACGCGTTCGTGCGCGACCGCAGCACCGGGCGCTATTTCGACCCGGCCAAGCTCCACGCCCTGGAGCACAAGGGCGAGCACTTCAGCGTGGTCGGGCCGCTCAACATCCAGCGTTCGCCACAAGGTCAGCCGGTGATCTTCCAGGCCGGCGATTCCGAGCAGGGCCGCGAGCTGGGCGCAGCGATCGCCGACGTGGTGTTCACCCATGCGCCCGACATCGAGCAGGGCCAGGCCTTCTACAGGGAGGTCAAGGACCGCGCCGCCAGGCTGGGCCGTGACCCCGAGCAGATCCTCGTGCTGCCCGGCGCTGAAGTATTCGTCGGCGACACCGACGACCACGCCCGCGAGATCGAGCGGCATCATCACCAGACCGACCACAGTTTCGAGCAGGCCTTGCTGGAGTTCGGGCGCTCCTTTGGCTGGCATGACTTCAGTCAGTATGAGCTGGACGCGCCGTTTCCCGTGCAGGCGCTGGAAGCTGCCCGCAGCAGCTTCTTCACCGTGGCCAAACGCATCACCGATCGGGCCGTCAGCGAGAACCTGAGCTTGCGCCAGGCCGTCCAGGCTTCCCGCCAGCTGCGCCCCGGCGCCTTCGTCGGCAGCGCCGAAACCGTGGCCGCAAAAATGACCGCGTGGTTCGAGGCGCGCGCCGTGGATGGCTTCAATATCTACATCGGCCACCCCGGGCAGTTCCGCCGCTTTACCGAGGAAGTGGTGCCGCTGTTGCAGGCACGCGGGGTGTATCGCCGCGAGTACCCCGGCCATACGCTGCGCGAAACGCTGGGCCTGGAGATCCCGCGCAATGTGCGCTGA
- a CDS encoding LysE family translocator: MALHHWVMFFLTYLATTLSPGPNILLSVRNTLRHGAWGTAATLAGNLAAQVLLTSAVTLGVGALLLSVPGAFMTVKIIGAGALIFLGVRQLFARPAAAVALGQLPVAAPASPWQLAGQAFLVSASNPNTLMFLCVFLPQFIDKGQALSRLLLMLATMAATMVLVHSTYCLLAYHFSRRLGAGRWVGLLKRACGVIFIGVGVHLLDARVL, translated from the coding sequence ATGGCATTGCATCACTGGGTCATGTTCTTCCTCACCTACCTGGCGACCACGCTGTCGCCCGGACCGAACATCCTGCTCAGCGTGCGCAACACCCTGCGCCACGGCGCCTGGGGTACCGCCGCGACCCTGGCCGGCAACCTCGCGGCACAGGTGCTGCTGACCTCGGCGGTGACACTGGGCGTGGGTGCCCTCCTGCTGTCGGTGCCCGGGGCGTTCATGACGGTCAAGATCATCGGTGCGGGCGCGCTGATCTTCCTTGGCGTGCGTCAGTTGTTCGCCCGCCCGGCGGCGGCCGTCGCGCTCGGCCAGCTGCCCGTGGCGGCCCCGGCGTCGCCCTGGCAGCTGGCCGGGCAGGCGTTTCTGGTTTCGGCGAGCAACCCCAACACCCTGATGTTCCTCTGCGTGTTCCTGCCGCAATTCATCGACAAGGGCCAGGCGCTGAGCAGGTTGCTGCTGATGCTCGCGACCATGGCGGCCACGATGGTGCTGGTGCACTCGACCTACTGCCTGCTGGCTTACCATTTCAGCCGGCGGCTGGGGGCAGGGCGCTGGGTCGGGTTGCTCAAGCGCGCCTGCGGGGTGATTTTCATCGGTGTCGGGGTGCACCTGCTCGATGCCCGGGTGCTTTGA
- a CDS encoding substrate-binding domain-containing protein yields the protein MTRLFAPLLLACLTSVSQAAELNVMTSGGFTAAYQQLAPGYSAASGDTVQTILGPSMGKAPEAIPNRLARGEPADVVIMVGYALDDLIKQGKVDPASRVELADSRIGMVVKAGEPRPAIDTDAGLKAALLNAPSIAYSDSASGVYIEKELFRKLGVQDQVGPKGKMIERIPVASVVAKGDYSLGFQQVAELLPVPGVTFVGKIPEDLQSVTRYAAGVPVNAEHPNEARALLAYLSSAQAQEIVRKTGLDSVPAGAQ from the coding sequence ATGACCCGGCTGTTCGCCCCTCTGCTCCTGGCCTGCCTGACCTCGGTCAGCCAGGCCGCCGAACTCAACGTCATGACTTCCGGCGGCTTCACCGCCGCCTACCAGCAACTGGCTCCTGGCTACAGCGCGGCCAGCGGCGACACCGTGCAGACCATCCTCGGGCCGTCGATGGGCAAGGCGCCCGAGGCGATTCCCAACCGCTTGGCCCGCGGCGAGCCGGCCGATGTGGTCATCATGGTCGGCTACGCCTTGGACGACCTGATCAAACAGGGAAAGGTCGACCCGGCGTCGCGGGTGGAGCTGGCCGACTCGCGCATCGGCATGGTGGTCAAGGCCGGCGAGCCGCGGCCGGCCATCGACACCGACGCCGGGCTCAAGGCGGCGCTGCTCAACGCCCCCTCGATCGCCTATTCCGACAGCGCCAGCGGCGTGTACATCGAGAAGGAGCTGTTCAGGAAACTCGGCGTGCAGGACCAGGTCGGCCCCAAGGGCAAGATGATCGAACGCATTCCGGTAGCCTCGGTGGTCGCCAAGGGTGACTACAGCCTGGGCTTCCAGCAGGTCGCCGAGTTGCTGCCGGTGCCCGGCGTGACCTTCGTTGGCAAGATCCCCGAGGACCTGCAGTCGGTGACCCGCTATGCCGCCGGGGTTCCGGTCAATGCCGAGCATCCGAACGAAGCCCGGGCGCTGTTGGCCTACCTGTCTTCGGCCCAGGCTCAGGAGATCGTGCGCAAGACCGGGCTCGACTCCGTACCCGCTGGCGCGCAATAG
- a CDS encoding heme-degrading domain-containing protein: MTREIAEDLQCIARQEQLLQFPSFDHASAWDLGQRLKLACEAAQVATTIEVRLNRRTVFLYAMPGTAPANAHWARRKRNVVEMMDQSSYAVGLAGQEEGISMELAMGLPAADYASHGGAFPLRVRGVGCIGVVTVSGLPSREDHSLLVQVLAQMCGVDPAQVALPMD, translated from the coding sequence ATGACCCGAGAAATCGCCGAGGACCTGCAATGCATCGCCCGTCAGGAGCAGCTGCTGCAGTTCCCATCGTTCGACCACGCCAGCGCCTGGGACCTGGGCCAGCGGCTCAAGCTGGCCTGTGAAGCCGCCCAGGTCGCCACCACCATCGAAGTGCGCCTGAACCGGCGCACGGTCTTCCTCTATGCCATGCCCGGTACCGCCCCGGCCAATGCCCACTGGGCCCGGCGCAAGCGCAACGTGGTGGAAATGATGGACCAGAGTTCCTATGCCGTAGGCCTGGCCGGGCAGGAGGAGGGCATCAGTATGGAGCTGGCCATGGGCTTGCCTGCGGCCGACTACGCCAGCCACGGCGGCGCCTTTCCGCTCAGGGTGCGCGGCGTGGGCTGCATCGGCGTGGTCACCGTGTCCGGCCTGCCGTCGCGCGAGGATCATTCGCTGCTGGTGCAGGTGCTTGCGCAGATGTGCGGGGTGGACCCGGCCCAGGTGGCGTTGCCAATGGACTGA
- a CDS encoding LysE family translocator, whose protein sequence is MPMHLWLTFALAYLATTLTPGPNVLLIVRNALRHGPSAMGVTLLGNLLAQLLVTSGVALGVGALLLAVPAAFLALKLVGAGYLIYLGLRQLLAPKASAAPGELPPAQPRSQWRIGSEAFLVSASNPKTMIFLCAFLPQFLSHDRPLFEQFAVMYLSIAATVVLVHSLYCHAAYRLRGRVGAVRWVASLKRLTGALFIGLGVRLLNARAL, encoded by the coding sequence ATGCCCATGCACCTCTGGCTGACGTTCGCTCTCGCCTACCTGGCCACCACCCTGACCCCCGGCCCCAACGTCCTGCTGATCGTGCGCAACGCCCTGCGCCACGGTCCGTCCGCCATGGGCGTGACGCTGCTGGGCAATCTGCTGGCGCAACTGCTGGTCACCAGCGGTGTGGCGTTGGGCGTGGGCGCGCTTCTGCTGGCGGTACCGGCCGCCTTTCTGGCCTTGAAGCTGGTGGGGGCGGGCTACCTGATCTATCTCGGCCTGCGCCAGCTGCTGGCGCCGAAGGCGAGCGCCGCGCCAGGCGAGCTGCCCCCGGCCCAGCCCCGCTCGCAATGGCGCATCGGCAGCGAAGCCTTTCTGGTCTCGGCCAGCAACCCCAAGACGATGATCTTTCTCTGCGCCTTCCTGCCGCAGTTTCTCAGCCATGATCGGCCGCTGTTCGAGCAGTTCGCGGTGATGTACCTGAGCATCGCCGCCACCGTGGTGCTGGTGCATTCGCTCTACTGCCACGCGGCGTACCGCCTGCGCGGCAGGGTCGGCGCGGTGCGTTGGGTGGCTTCGCTCAAGCGGCTCACCGGCGCGCTGTTCATTGGCCTGGGGGTCAGGCTGCTGAACGCTCGGGCGCTCTAG
- a CDS encoding aliphatic sulfonate ABC transporter substrate-binding protein, translated as MPLTFRKIFATALCGLALSLASTAQADETVRIGYQKSSTLMTLLKSRGTLEQAFKEQGIEVSWHEFPSGLPLLEALNTGNVDISADVADTVPIFAQAAQARLTYFAQESPSPAAQAIVVRSDSPIHQLADLKGKTVAVTKAAGTHYLLIAALAKAGLKFTDIQPAYLTPADGRAAFENNKVDAWVTWEPYLSSVERQLPTRALADGAGLASYKRYYLTATDYAKAHPQVLKLVFAQLQQAGQWVKANPADAARVLGPLWGNLDSTTVQAANDHRTYQVQPVMADGLSEQQKIADAFFAAGLLPKAVDARDVGIWAP; from the coding sequence ATGCCCCTCACCTTTCGCAAAATCTTCGCCACCGCGCTCTGCGGCCTCGCCCTGAGCCTGGCCAGCACCGCCCAGGCCGATGAAACCGTACGCATCGGCTATCAGAAATCCTCCACGCTGATGACTTTGCTCAAGAGCAGGGGCACCCTGGAGCAGGCCTTCAAGGAGCAAGGCATCGAGGTCAGCTGGCACGAGTTTCCCAGCGGCCTGCCGCTGCTGGAGGCGCTGAACACCGGCAATGTCGACATCAGCGCCGATGTTGCCGACACTGTGCCGATCTTCGCCCAGGCGGCCCAGGCCCGGCTGACCTACTTTGCCCAGGAGTCGCCCTCGCCCGCCGCCCAGGCCATCGTGGTGCGCAGCGACTCGCCGATCCACCAACTGGCCGACCTCAAAGGCAAGACCGTGGCGGTGACCAAGGCAGCCGGCACCCACTACTTGCTGATCGCCGCGCTGGCCAAGGCTGGCCTGAAATTCACCGATATTCAGCCGGCCTACCTCACACCCGCCGATGGCCGGGCGGCTTTCGAAAACAACAAGGTCGACGCCTGGGTGACCTGGGAGCCCTACCTTTCAAGCGTCGAGCGCCAGCTGCCGACCAGAGCCCTGGCCGACGGTGCGGGCCTGGCCAGCTACAAGCGCTACTACCTGACCGCAACGGACTACGCCAAAGCTCACCCGCAGGTGCTCAAGCTGGTGTTCGCCCAGCTGCAGCAGGCTGGCCAGTGGGTCAAGGCCAATCCCGCCGACGCCGCGCGGGTGCTGGGGCCGCTGTGGGGCAACCTGGACAGCACCACGGTACAGGCCGCCAATGACCACCGTACCTACCAGGTACAACCGGTCATGGCCGACGGGTTGAGCGAGCAGCAGAAGATCGCCGATGCCTTCTTCGCCGCCGGGCTGCTGCCCAAGGCCGTGGACGCCAGGGACGTGGGCATCTGGGCGCCATGA
- a CDS encoding ABC transporter substrate-binding protein, with protein MSKFLQLASALLAATLSLKASALTLTVGDQSYNTQAVMEAAGVLHDLPYTLDWKQFTAGSPVAEALNSGSLDLGLLGDAPPLFLGALGAPIKVVAVTQQNLAGVAIVVGKDSPIRNIADIRGKRVAIWKGSWSQQLLFTALDKAGIPRDAVEVRYLSALDASHALDGGSVDVIATWEPYVTQQERQGGHVIATAQGLIPAQSFVVANNRAIDDKRAAITDFLQRLKKARAWTTSDPAHDDAYADAWAERTRANPEIARAWFSRARTDLGPVDDQKIAQAQTTIDFFSGLGLIKSYPAASLFDNSFNAAVQAPPTQAQ; from the coding sequence GTGAGCAAATTCCTGCAACTGGCCAGCGCCTTGCTGGCAGCCACTCTTAGCCTCAAGGCCTCGGCCCTGACCTTGACCGTGGGCGACCAGAGCTATAACACCCAGGCGGTGATGGAAGCGGCGGGCGTGCTCCACGACTTGCCGTACACCCTCGACTGGAAGCAATTCACGGCCGGCTCGCCGGTGGCCGAAGCGCTCAATTCCGGCAGCCTGGACCTGGGCCTGCTGGGCGACGCGCCGCCCTTGTTCCTCGGCGCCCTCGGGGCGCCGATCAAGGTGGTGGCGGTGACCCAGCAGAACCTTGCGGGGGTCGCCATCGTGGTCGGCAAGGATTCGCCGATCAGGAATATCGCCGACATTCGCGGCAAGCGCGTAGCGATCTGGAAGGGGTCCTGGAGCCAGCAGCTGTTGTTCACTGCTCTCGACAAGGCCGGTATCCCTCGCGATGCCGTCGAGGTGCGCTACCTCAGCGCGCTGGACGCCTCCCATGCGCTGGACGGCGGCTCTGTGGATGTCATCGCCACGTGGGAACCTTACGTGACCCAGCAGGAACGCCAAGGCGGCCATGTCATAGCCACCGCCCAGGGGTTGATCCCGGCGCAGAGCTTCGTGGTCGCCAACAACCGCGCCATCGACGACAAGCGCGCGGCCATTACCGACTTCCTCCAGCGGCTGAAGAAGGCTCGCGCCTGGACCACCAGCGACCCGGCCCACGATGACGCCTACGCCGACGCCTGGGCCGAACGCACCCGTGCCAACCCCGAGATCGCCCGCGCCTGGTTCTCCCGGGCCAGGACCGACCTCGGCCCGGTGGACGACCAGAAAATCGCCCAGGCGCAGACAACCATCGACTTCTTCAGCGGCCTGGGGCTGATCAAGTCCTATCCGGCAGCCAGCCTGTTCGACAATTCGTTCAACGCCGCCGTGCAGGCGCCCCCGACTCAAGCTCAGTGA